In Alteromonas sp. V450, the following proteins share a genomic window:
- a CDS encoding DUF1439 domain-containing protein has translation MSKHLSFKDTCKFYVAQWLVALGKLTHDDFTKSELHVFLKDSFPYDCKFNIPIGEGSLSILEGNITLDNENNRIGLQCLAAIKIEAAATTLYRAHLIFTVSAVPHYEKITNTLSLKDISTDSVTLVNDDYAFIKDTQFIINRFFPKTVNSLINSTLKSALSVLSAGTADIAADYLKLYLTGSKQAILDYHIPQIDSAIKKQLAQQDLSHTMRENHWREALFAKLGKSVRVEDDVLRFYLR, from the coding sequence TTGTCAAAGCATCTTTCATTCAAAGACACGTGTAAATTCTACGTTGCCCAGTGGTTGGTGGCGTTAGGAAAGCTTACGCACGACGATTTTACAAAATCAGAGCTACATGTTTTTTTGAAAGATAGTTTCCCCTACGATTGTAAATTTAATATCCCTATCGGCGAAGGTTCACTTAGCATACTTGAAGGAAACATCACCTTAGACAACGAAAATAATCGAATCGGGCTTCAGTGCCTTGCAGCGATTAAAATTGAAGCAGCTGCAACAACCTTGTACCGAGCACATTTAATTTTTACTGTGTCTGCAGTGCCTCACTACGAAAAAATTACGAATACGCTCTCGCTCAAAGACATTAGCACCGACAGCGTTACTCTTGTCAACGACGACTATGCATTTATCAAAGATACGCAATTTATTATCAATCGCTTCTTCCCAAAAACTGTCAATTCCCTTATCAACAGCACGTTGAAGTCGGCACTTTCAGTGCTAAGTGCGGGTACCGCCGATATTGCTGCCGATTATCTAAAGCTCTACTTAACGGGCTCGAAGCAAGCAATTTTGGATTATCACATTCCTCAAATCGATTCAGCCATCAAAAAACAGCTGGCGCAACAAGACTTGAGCCACACAATGCGTGAAAATCACTGGCGCGAAGCCTTATTTGCAAAACTTGGAAAAAGCGTTCGCGTTGAAGACGATGTTCTCCGCTTCTACTTGCGTTAA
- a CDS encoding wax ester/triacylglycerol synthase domain-containing protein yields MAKTLSFLDKSFWITESDENPKHVACLQLLAIPKGANSSDYVPQLFHEIRSFARATSPFNCAVKTILGYPVGFAPVKKLHMDYHVQIHRVADITNREALDAFVARLHASRLDPDKPLWQYHFIFDDNSETFAIYARVHHMYGDGATLVRWFQAGYVSHSHETKFTPVWAVKRLRHRRREPVSFYKRLLGVGYALKTAFDLLVIFLRIFMKILWVNPHYMPVPFTGTKTVLTGQVKAGRAVATMDLDFTRVKALARRTRSTANEVLLCAFDIGVHKLLQDHGQVFKKALFTNMPINLRKPGEKTTGNKIAIVPVQLAHGETDPYLRLRQIVVNHRIVKHAAQHARPAAFSGYTIVIQSLALVFEWLKLSSVVKPIANILISNVPGPKDTRYLKDAKLLACYPISTMTPGGGVNITLMTYAGTANVGMVCCNKNIESLQPLARYVSEAFDMLEASVDDPRLNIDDIGEQIEAVPVSIVSDD; encoded by the coding sequence ATGGCAAAAACGCTCAGTTTCTTAGATAAGTCTTTTTGGATTACCGAGTCAGATGAAAACCCAAAACACGTGGCTTGTTTGCAGCTACTCGCCATACCGAAAGGTGCAAATAGCAGTGATTATGTTCCCCAGTTATTTCACGAAATAAGAAGTTTTGCTCGTGCTACATCACCCTTTAATTGCGCAGTTAAAACGATATTGGGCTATCCGGTCGGGTTTGCGCCAGTAAAAAAACTTCACATGGATTATCATGTGCAAATCCATCGTGTAGCCGATATTACGAACCGAGAGGCGTTAGATGCATTTGTGGCAAGGCTGCATGCCTCACGTTTAGATCCTGACAAGCCCCTGTGGCAATACCATTTTATATTTGACGATAATAGTGAGACTTTCGCTATCTATGCACGTGTTCACCACATGTATGGCGACGGCGCGACTTTAGTGCGTTGGTTCCAAGCAGGGTATGTCTCTCACTCACACGAAACAAAATTCACACCGGTATGGGCGGTTAAACGGTTACGTCACAGGCGTCGAGAACCTGTAAGTTTCTATAAGCGCCTTCTTGGCGTTGGCTATGCGCTTAAAACTGCTTTCGATTTGCTCGTGATTTTTTTACGAATTTTCATGAAAATTTTATGGGTTAATCCCCACTACATGCCAGTGCCATTTACTGGGACGAAGACGGTGCTTACTGGACAAGTGAAGGCGGGGCGGGCAGTAGCCACAATGGATCTTGATTTTACGCGAGTGAAAGCGCTAGCCCGGCGCACCCGTTCAACGGCCAATGAAGTGTTGTTGTGTGCGTTCGATATCGGGGTACATAAGCTGCTTCAAGATCATGGGCAGGTGTTTAAGAAGGCACTATTTACCAATATGCCTATTAATCTTCGTAAGCCTGGCGAGAAAACAACAGGTAATAAAATAGCAATCGTGCCTGTACAGCTAGCCCACGGTGAGACTGACCCCTATTTGCGCTTGCGCCAAATTGTAGTTAACCACCGCATTGTTAAACATGCTGCCCAGCATGCTCGACCAGCGGCGTTCAGTGGCTATACTATTGTTATCCAATCACTAGCTTTGGTTTTCGAGTGGCTCAAGCTATCAAGTGTAGTCAAACCCATAGCAAACATTCTTATATCAAATGTTCCTGGGCCAAAAGATACGAGGTACCTCAAAGATGCAAAGTTACTTGCGTGTTACCCCATTTCAACAATGACGCCCGGTGGAGGAGTCAACATAACGTTGATGACCTACGCAGGTACCGCGAATGTTGGTATGGTTTGCTGTAACAAGAATATTGAGTCACTGCAGCCACTTGCCCGATATGTCAGCGAGGCATTTGATATGCTTGAAGCTAGTGTTGATGATCCGAGGTTAAATATTGACGATATTGGAGAGCAGATAGAGGCTGTCCCTGTGTCAATAGTGTCTGATGATTAA
- a CDS encoding TetR/AcrR family transcriptional regulator, with translation MKTAQKILLTALTLFNEHGENTVTSVDIAIELDISPGNLYYHFKGKDSLVNALMKMHEQQMQKILNREKLDTLHPEEIIYYLYLLIDSIHVFRFFYRSPADLAEKYPSIVRPRQHILSGLNKQLAFLFESLSTRDIFIASKADRALMVDLVSLIITQSCQFDELNSHTDSTMQRYHALSLMMVSVMPRLALSDDQKYQLEQMLHSHDFVREASTPSPLDFV, from the coding sequence ATGAAGACCGCACAAAAAATTTTGCTTACAGCGTTAACCTTGTTTAACGAACATGGCGAGAATACGGTAACCAGTGTCGATATCGCGATTGAGTTGGATATAAGTCCAGGTAACCTCTACTACCATTTCAAAGGCAAGGACAGTTTGGTTAACGCATTAATGAAAATGCATGAGCAGCAGATGCAAAAAATCCTGAACCGAGAAAAGTTGGACACGCTTCATCCTGAGGAAATTATATATTATCTCTATCTTCTTATTGACAGTATTCATGTATTCCGTTTTTTCTATCGAAGCCCCGCCGACCTAGCGGAAAAGTATCCCAGCATCGTGCGCCCTAGACAGCACATATTATCTGGGTTGAACAAACAACTCGCTTTTCTATTTGAATCATTATCGACCCGAGATATTTTTATTGCTTCAAAAGCAGATAGAGCACTAATGGTAGACCTAGTATCTTTAATAATTACTCAGTCTTGCCAGTTTGATGAGTTAAATAGCCATACGGATAGCACAATGCAGCGCTATCATGCCTTGTCACTTATGATGGTAAGCGTAATGCCGAGATTGGCACTATCCGATGACCAAAAGTACCAGCTAGAACAGATGCTACACTCGCATGATTTTGTGAGAGAAGCTTCAACCCCATCCCCCCTCGACTTCGTGTGA